The Anas platyrhynchos isolate ZD024472 breed Pekin duck chromosome 3, IASCAAS_PekinDuck_T2T, whole genome shotgun sequence genome includes a window with the following:
- the LOC140002281 gene encoding protein NYNRIN-like: protein MWILEPTELQDGSKERWKEEFPSLWARSELDCGLVDGEVEVRTTGPVPFQPQKPFSRHLEEVVGSILQEMLDAGVVVRGTSPSNSPLWLDREGPEGTWRLTLNCDALNRVATGVATESLSKTRAVTALSPCSRFFSVVDLARCSFAIPLAPSSRALFAFTFRGRQYLFARLPPGFCGTTSIVHRRVLQMLSRLPPADRGWVSNYTDDILIAGRTQKETEARTKRVLRLIQSTGFKAKLQKAQLVQPAVNYLGMTVTARGREITESNLELVRTLSCPRDLHQLRQLLGWLSSLQEHVEGYKELVEPLQRLTRKEEEWVWGPEQRRALSRLQRALLAAPALRFPEISEPFVIRLRVSRGAAGAALLQEDERGLLVPVSFSSWLLKAHEVPYSPGEKGCLAALGALKAFEEEFIGPAPVVIQMPHSPWKYLLWGETRSFCWPSPAPEQWTLLLVNRGEGNAQPNGGHPPYGSPVPPAPSLELLPPRTPPGNVWFTAGGVQGQGGPLFFGFAATNLAERWLLGLSKGVSAPGAELEAIWELLQRHCSSWPLYVYASSKALVKKLRGEAEDLGRGPGASGEEEPWLRVLRWARANPGVLHLRHAAGDGEEAEWSQKVAKRAQRIPDGIKTVKHRQNWEPSKAEKQEIIARCHRGHVGVRETLAGVRQLANWEGDGEEVSRWVRSCPRCARDEGEAGILPPQRPEGPWSCLQLGFIRGLPPNQEGLPPNQEGPRFLLVAVDEASRWPLAFPMRQASAEEAARILREQIWEPYGTPRAVGCQQGSTFLRDALRQSLGATGALQPPQKSLELVVGSLQRLAQSAGKSWVRRLPLILAAVRSLHGVGGALGPHQIIPNFPLELRLSPCEGEGAPGPLEPFLPWLARLRQDGDAYGKRGAGGSLGGSGGGIGAGGGC, encoded by the coding sequence ATGTGGATTTTGGAGCCCACGGAGCTGCAGGACGGGAGCAAAGAGAGGTGGAAGGAGGAATTCCCAAGCCTGTGGGCGAGATCCGAGCTGGATTGCGGGCTGGTGGACGGCGAGGTGGAGGTGAGGACCACGGGGCCGGTGCCTTTCCAACCCCAAAAACCCTTCTCCAGGCacctggaggaggtggtgggcTCCATCCTGCAGGAGATGCTGGACGCCGGCGTGGTGGTGAGGGGCACGTCCCCCTCCAACAGCCCCCTCTGGCTGGACCGGGAAGGCCCCGAGGGGACTTGGAGGCTGACGCTCAACTGCGACGCCCTCAATAGGGTCGCCACCGGGGTGGCCACCGAGTCCCTCTCCAAAACCCGGGCGGTGACGGCGCTGAGCCCTTGCAGCAGGTTCTTTTCGGTGGTCGACCTGGCTCGCTGCTCCTTCGCCATCCCCTTGGCTCCTTCCAGCAGGGCTCTCTTCGCCTTCACTTTTCGGGGTCGCCAGTACCTCTTCGCCCGGCTCCCCCCCGGTTTCTGCGGCACCACCAGCATCGTGCACCGCCGGGTGCTCCAGATGCTCTCCCGCCTCCCCCCGGCGGACCGAGGTTGGGTTTCCAACTACACCGACGACATTCTCATCGCCGGCAGGACCCAAAAAGAGACGGAAGCCCGCACCAAGAGGGTCCTGAGGCTGATCCAGAGCACGGGCTTCAAAGCCAAGCTGCAGAAGGCGCAGCTGGTGCAGCCCGCGGTGAATTATCTGGGCATGACGGTGACGGCGCGGGGGCGCGAGATCACCGAGAGCAATTTGGAGCTCGTCAGGACCCTGTCCTGTCCCCGAGACCTGCACCAGCTCCGGCAGCTGCTGGGGTGGCTGAGCTCCTTGCAGGAGCACGTGGAGGGCTACAAGGAGCTGGTGGAGCCGCTGCAGAGGCTGacgaggaaggaggaggaatggGTTTGGGGTCCGGAGCAGCGGCGGGCGCTGAGCCGCTTGCAGCGCGCCCTCCTCGCCGCCCCTGCCCTGCGCTTCCCGGAGATTTCCGAGCCCTTCGTCATCAGGCTGAGGGTcagccggggggctgcgggggccgccttgctgcaggaggacgagagggggctgctggtgcccGTCAGCTTCAGCTCCTGGCTCCTGAAAGCCCACGAGGTGCCCTATTCCCCCGGGGAGAAGGGGTGCCTGGCGGCGCTCGGGGCGCTGAAGGCTTTCGAGGAGGAGTTCATCGGGCCGGCCCCCGTGGTGATCCAAATGCCCCATTCCCCTTGGAAATACCTCCTTTGGGGCGAAACCAGGAGTTTCTGCTGGCCGAGCCCTGCCCCGGAGCAGTGGACCTTGCTGCTGGTcaacagaggggaagggaacGCGCAGCCCAACGGGGGGCACCCCCCTTACGGctcccccgtgccccccgcgccctccctggagctgctgccaccccGCACGCCCCCGGGCAACGTCTGGTTCACGGCTGGCGGCGTTCAGGGCCAAGGAGGGCCtctcttttttggttttgcagcAACCAACCTGGCCGAACGCTGGCTGCTGGGGTTGTCGAAGGGAGTTTCGGCGCCCGGCGCGGAGCTGGAGGCGatttgggagctgctgcagcgccactgcagctcctggcccctCTACGTCTACGCCAGCTCCAAGGCGCTGGTGAAAAAGCTGCGAGGGGAGGCTGAGGATTTGGGCAGGGGGCCGGGGGCGAGCGGCGAGGAGGAGCCGTGGCTCCGAGTCCTGCGCTGGGCGCGCGCCAACCCAGGGGTGCTGCACCTGAGGCACGCCGCCGGGGACGGAGAGGAGGCGGAGTGGAGCCAGAAAGTGGCCAAAAGGGCTCAGAGGATTCCCGACGGGATCAAAACCGTGAAGCACCGGCAGAACTGGGAGCCCTCGAAGGCCGAGAAGCAGGAAATAATCGCCCGGTGCCATCGGGGGCACGTGGGGGTGCGGGAAACCCTGGCCGGGGTGCGGCAGCTGGCTAATTGGGAAGGGGACGGCGAGGAGGTGAGCCGCTGGGTGCGGAGCTGCCCCCGCTGCGCCCGGGACGAGGGGGAGGCAGGGATCTTGCCCCCCCAACGCCCCGAAGGGCCGtggtcctgcctgcagctcgGTTTCatccgggggctgccccccaaCCAGGAGGGGCTGCCCCCCAACCAGGAGGGGCCCCGCTTCTTGCTGGTGGCGGTGGACGAAGCCTCGCGCTGGCCGCTCGCCTTCCCCATGCGCCAAGCCTCGGCGGAGGAGGCTGCCCGGATCCTCCGGGAGCAAATTTGGGAACCCTACGGCACCCCCCGCGCCGTcggctgccagcagggctcaACCTTCCTGCGGGATGCCCTGCGGCAAAGCCTGGGGGCTACGggcgccctgcagcccccccaaaaatcccTGGAGCTCGTGGTGGGCAGCCTGCAGCGCCTGGCGCAGAGCGCGGGCAAGAGCTGGGTGAGGAGGCTGCCGCTGATCCTGGCGGCCGTGCGCTCCCTGCACGGCgtggggggggctctgggccCCCACCAAATCATCCCGAATTTCCCCCTGGAGCTGCGGCTCAGCCCCTGCGAGGGCGAGGGGGCGCCGGGTCCCTTGGAGCCCTTCCTGCCCTGGTTGGCGAGGTTGCGCCAGGACGGGGACGCCTACGGGAaaaggggggcaggggggagcctggggggcagcggggggggaattggggcagggggtgggtgctag
- the SLC35F6 gene encoding solute carrier family 35 member F6 encodes MSWSRRQLGLAALMLLTGSINTLAAKWADNFSAGGCGETGEHRFQHPFLQAVGMFLGEFSCLGVFYLLLWRDRRRSEPRMAPPRPYNPLLFLPPALCDMTGTSIMYVALNMTSASSFQMLRGSVIVFTGLLSVGFLGRRLELSQWLGIGVTILGLLLVGLADLRGGRGQQHQLSQVITGDLLIVMAQVIVATQMVLEEKFVSKHDVHPLQAVGTEGFFGFVLLALLLIPMYYIPAGGFSSNPRGVLEDAPDAFCQVARRPIISVALLGTVTSIAFFNFAGLSVTKELSATTRMVLDSLRTLAVWGFGLILGWESFHALQLVGFGVLLAGTALYNGLHRALNPCAQRGGEGEREGLLQGEQGGINGEG; translated from the exons ATGTCGTGGTCCCGGCGGCAGCTGGGCCTGGCCGCCCTCATGCTGCTCACCGGCTCCATCAACACCCTGGCGGCCAA ATGGGCCGACAACTTCAGCGCCGGGGGCTGCGGCGAGACGGGGGAGCACCGCTTCCAGCACCCCTTCCTACAG GCGGTGGGCATGTTTTTGGGGGAATTTTCCTGCTTGGGGGTTTTCTACCTGCTGCTGTGGAGGGACAGGAGGAGGTCGGAACCCCGTATGGCCCCCCCGCGACCCTATAACCCGCTGCTCTTCCTGCCCCCGGCGCTCTGCGACATGACCGGGACCAGCATCATGTACGTGG CCCTAAATATGACGAGCGCCTCCAGCTTCCAGATGCTTCGGGGTTCCGTCATCGTCTTCACCGGGCTCCTCTCTGTGGGGTTTTTGGGGCGCCGCCTGGAGCTGAGCCAGTGGTTGGGGATCGGGGTCAccatcctggggctgctgcttgtGGGGTTGGCCGACCtgcggggcggccgcgggcagcagcaccagctcagcCAGGTGATCACGG GTGACCTCCTCATCGTCATGGCGCAGGTGATCGTGGCCACCCAGATGGTGCTGGAGGAGAAATTCGTCTCCAAGCACGACGTGCACCCGCTGCAGGCCGTGGGGACCGAAG GATTTTTCGGCTTCGTCCTCCTGGCCCTACTCCTGATCCCCATGTACTACATCCCGGCGGGGGGCTTCAGCTCCAACCCCAGGGGGGTTTTGGAGGACGCCCCCGATGCTTTTTGCCAGGTGGCCCGCCGCCCTATTATCTCCGTGGCCCTATTAGGGACGGTGACCAGCATCGCCTTCTTTAATTTCGCCGGGCTCAGCGTCACCAAGGAGCTGAGCGCCACCACCCGCATGGTCCTGGACAGCCTGCGCACCCTGGCCGTTTGGGGTTTCGGCTTGATTTTAGGGTGGGAGAGCTTCCACGCCTTACAGCTTGTAGGGtttggggtgctgctggccgGCACGGCGCTCTATAACGGGTTGCATCGAGCCCTAAATCCCTGCGCCCAACGGGGTGgcgagggggagagggaggggttgctgcagggggagcaggggggtaTTAATGGGGAGGGTTGA
- the CLU gene encoding clusterin: protein MAPPLLLLGLLLACGGGAQALVPPSELKRLSAAGSKYVEAEVENAVGGVGRMKALLERSSKEHQALLHSLQETKRRKEEAVQLAQEKEKELAARQGVCNETMLALWEQCKPCLKHTCMRFYSRTCHSGSGLVGRQLEEFLNRSSPFSVWVNGERVDALLERGERQERRLEELEEGFGMLEDGVDDLFQDATRVYGRRAPFFAAPFGGFREAFLPPPAVRRVRGQRLARELSPFGWHHPARGFHHLFQPLLELTQRLLDGGAGSWEHPLVGFGPESRNFTNDRMVCREIRRNSAGCLRLRDECEKCREILAVDCSQGDPEAGELREEFEDAVRLAERFGRRYEQLLGAFQAELLNASSLAQQLERDFGWVSRLANLSRGSDGFLQVTTVLSKVPDPSDPSAPPATQVTVQLFDGEPLALRVPEDIPWDDPRFMQSVAEQALRHYKDNAVE from the exons ATGGcaccgccgctgctgctgctcggccTCCTGCTcgcctgcggggggggggcccagGCCCTCGTCCCCCCCAGCGAGCTCAAGC GGCTGTCGGCGGCCGGCAGCAAGTACGTGGAGGCGGAGGTGGAGAACGCCGTGGGCGGCGTGGGGCGCATGAAGGCGCTGCTGGAGCGCAGCAGCAAGGAGCACCAAGCgctgctgcacagcctgcaggagACCAAGCGGAGGAAGGAG GAGGCGGTGCAGCTGGcgcaggagaaggagaaggagctggcggCGAGGCAGGGGGTGTGCAACGAGACGATGCTGGCGCTGTGGGAGCAGTGCAAGCCCTGCCTCAAGCACACCTGCATGAGGTTCTACTCCCGGACCTGCCACAGCGGCTCGGGGCTGGTGGGGAGGCAG CTGGAGGAGTTCCTCAACCGCTCCTCGCCCTTCTCCGTCTGGGTGAACGGCGAGCGCGTGGACGCGCTGCTGGAGCGGGGCGAGCGGCAGgagaggaggctggaggagctggaggaaggcTTCGGGATGCTGGAGGACGGCGTGGACGACCTCTTTCAGGACGCCACGAGGGTTTACGGTCGCCGGGCCCCATTTTTCGCGGCCCCCTTCGGGGGTTTCCGCGAGGCTTTCCTGCCGCCCCCCGCCGTGCGGCGCGTCCGCGGCCAGAGGTTGGCGAGGGAGCTGAGCCCCTTCGGGTGGCACCACCCGGCTCGGGGTTTTCACCACCTTTTCCAGCCCCTCCTGGAGCTGACGCAGCGGCTGCTGGACGGGGGGGCCGGCTCCTGGGAGCACCCCCTGGTAGGATTCGGTCCAG AGTCCCGAAACTTCACCAACGATCGCATGGTGTGCCGCGAGATCCGCCGCAACTCGGCCGGCTGCCTGCGGCTGCGCGACGAGTGCGAGAAGTGCCGCGAGATCCTGGCCGTGG ATTGCTCGCAGGGGGATCCGGAGGCTGGGGAGCTGAGGGAGGAGTTCGAGGACGCCGTGCGCTTGGCCGAGCGCTTCGGGCGCCGCTACGAGCAGCTGCTGGGCGCCTTCCAGGCCGAGCTGCTCAACGCCAGCAGCCTGGCGCAGCAGCTGGAGCGGGATTTCGGTTGGGTCTCGCGCCTCGCCAACCTCAGCCGGGGCTCCGACGGCTTCCTGCAGGTCACCACG gtGTTATCCAAAGTCCCCGACCCCTCGGACCCCTCGGCGCCCCCCGCCACGCAGGTGACGGTGCAGCTCTTCGACGGGGAGCCCCTGGCCCTAAGGGTGCCCGAGGACATCCCCTGGGACGATCCCCGCTTCATGCAGAGCGTGGCCGAGCAGGCGCTGCGGCACTACAAGGACAACGCCGT GGAGTAG